The Cyclobacteriaceae bacterium genome includes a region encoding these proteins:
- a CDS encoding undecaprenyl/decaprenyl-phosphate alpha-N-acetylglucosaminyl 1-phosphate transferase, translating into MLSVTQIIIFSFIAFLISFLLFPVFIKIFKQLKWYDSPGTHKIHSDFVPSMGGVSILAGASFALLIGLPLQQWITLKYFFISVALMFLIGLRDDVLALSPRQKLFSQFLPVFVLVFLDRVILNSFYDLIPDSQLPLPLAYFITLFTVIIITNAYNLIDGIDGLAGTIGFLGMLFFGVWFYLAGYTSLSIISLCFGGALLAFLFFNWQPSSIFMGDTGALTVGLVLSYFAIRFINYNFLLPEGHLVKFNASISTAICVLIIPIFDTLRVIILRLRIMQSPFHADRNHLHHRLLAFGLSHASAVKWIAGINLSFIIIALLLKSQPDWVLLPIAVLICLIISFVLKRKQQTILNSFNNA; encoded by the coding sequence TAAATGGTATGATTCGCCAGGCACACATAAGATTCATTCAGATTTTGTTCCTTCTATGGGTGGAGTTTCCATACTGGCAGGAGCATCGTTTGCATTGCTGATTGGCCTTCCTCTTCAGCAATGGATCACACTTAAATATTTTTTTATTTCTGTTGCATTGATGTTTCTGATTGGACTTCGTGACGATGTGCTGGCTTTAAGTCCAAGACAAAAACTTTTTAGTCAGTTTCTTCCGGTATTTGTATTGGTGTTTCTTGATAGAGTTATTCTTAATTCGTTTTATGATTTAATACCTGACTCTCAGCTCCCTTTGCCTTTGGCTTATTTCATTACATTATTTACGGTGATCATTATCACCAACGCATACAATTTAATAGATGGCATTGATGGTCTTGCTGGTACGATCGGTTTTCTGGGAATGCTTTTCTTTGGTGTTTGGTTTTACCTGGCGGGATATACTTCGCTCAGTATCATTTCACTTTGTTTTGGAGGGGCTCTCCTGGCCTTTCTTTTTTTTAACTGGCAGCCTTCCAGTATTTTTATGGGGGATACGGGAGCGTTGACTGTTGGACTGGTACTTTCATATTTTGCCATCAGATTTATCAACTATAATTTTTTATTGCCTGAAGGACATCTGGTAAAATTCAACGCATCTATTTCTACGGCAATTTGTGTTTTGATCATTCCTATTTTTGATACCCTACGCGTGATCATCCTCCGTTTGCGGATCATGCAGTCTCCTTTTCATGCTGATCGCAATCACCTCCATCATCGATTGCTGGCGTTTGGACTTTCACATGCGAGTGCCGTAAAATGGATCGCCGGCATTAATCTTTCCTTCATTATCATTGCATTATTGCTAAAATCACAGCCAGACTGGGTACTGTTGCCAATTGCAGTATTAATCTGTCTGATCATTAGCTTTGTACTGAAAAGAAAGCAACAAACTATTCTGAACTCGTTTAACAATGCTTGA